In Malus sylvestris chromosome 15, drMalSylv7.2, whole genome shotgun sequence, a single genomic region encodes these proteins:
- the LOC126602663 gene encoding uncharacterized protein LOC126602663 has protein sequence MQHQHFLPSRQDGHRCDRQWFPFSAFWVGLAGTVIALTIATPMLVIFSPVLVSAVIVLSLIIMGFLTSNGFGDGGDMDLQIRDREAATWRGLAGLGSSQAGWEDERDERQGRAVR, from the coding sequence ATGCAACATCAGCACTTCTTACCAAGTCGCCAAGATGGCCACCGATGTGACCGTCAGTGGTTCCCTTTTAGTGCTTTCTGGGTTGGTCTAGCTGGCACGGTCATAGCTTTGACCATAGCCACCCCTATGCTGGTCATATTCAGCCCGGTTCTTGTTTCGGCTGTGATCGTCCTTTCCCTCATAATAATGGGGTTCTTGACATCCAATGGGTTTGGTGACGGTGGTGACATGGATCTACAGATACGCGACCGGGAAGCAGCCACCTGGCGCGGACTAGCTGGACTCGGCTCGTCACAAGCTGGCTGGGAAGACGAGCGAGATGAAAGACAGGGCCGAGCAGTTCGTTGA
- the LOC126601467 gene encoding uncharacterized protein LOC126601467, with product MAAAGAAADGLFRCVYEGCISGSDIGVERRPYHRNCGCALHNKSRNKQCTHGGPKSKKVSYPLRRAWSEGNLALVASAGSSVHSSPSSSPAQHNHAVGRAHHRRHSHQQLDTLYDEDEEDEEEEIVFFKV from the coding sequence ATGGCCGCTGCAGGAGCTGCCGCCGACGGGCTGTTCCGGTGCGTGTACGAGGGTTGCATATCGGGGTCGGATATCGGAGTGGAACGGCGCCCGTACCACCGCAACTGCGGGTGCGCCCTACACAACAAGTCACGTAACAAGCAATGCACCCACGGAGGGCCTAAGAGTAAGAAAGTGTCGTATCCGCTGAGGCGGGCTTGGAGCGAAGGGAACTTGGCTTTGGTGGCTTCCGCCGGTTCTTCCGTGCACTCCTCGCCGTCTTCCTCGCCGGCTCAGCACAACCACGCGGTCGGGAGGGCACATCATCGGCGGCACTCGCATCAACAATTGGATACTTTGTatgatgaggatgaggaggatgaggaagaggagATTGTTTTCTTCAAGGTTTGA
- the LOC126604965 gene encoding uncharacterized protein LOC126604965 codes for MAGGRGRRRPNSNDSSNLNWSSGRRRASSSSSSKSKFRGGLLVEGGVLSDWSYPQTAQRGKNPSSSNKSATKSVAKAASGSKSDSRGSNVTAIGFQYPSVEFQEGFYSELRKGSDADKDMDESCPLVLVDYKDTQILAHGDQTQPSSPYEVEFTYHYGSSFVLGESSHRGLGFSDELEEIPSGVEDSSKQMEEPEDSCFNLQSSEKHMDANDGMDCEVGDDEMAEEMTTEMLSPKRNSGFLSIGGMRLYTQDISDEESEEDENGESLYEGSSGSSKSGERLGSSESEDLSDSDSDIDDEVADDYLVGIGGSYNILSSKFLVEQDLDEPDKNSSLRKGFDETLPKLGGIALQDASREYGRKKVQSQKKYNVTERHARSLAIDDLMLVKDTRNYSKKKTVAKFPQSWPAEAQRSKFSRHFPGTKKKHRKEMMAVKRKERMLRQGVDLEQINLKMEQIVSDAVDMFSFQPMHSRDCSQVQRLSGMYGLRSSCQGSGKKRFVTVMQTQHTGMPSASDRLCLEKLIGADMEDADFSVVEPGRDKNRPRKIGKGIDFKTPESKQSSQRKTPKTSAKRGSGNMDSYANTPVSFVSSGVMQSAAEGLTVDSIEASKNKVAAESTEYRSFEVHTKGFGSKMLAKMGYIEGGGLGKDGQGMAAPIEVIQRPKSLGLGVEFSTPVEIPVSKTPPVKNIPVRRRSQAQSSQTQSERVGSFEKHTKGFGSKMMAKMGFVEGMGLGKDSQGIVYPLAAVRLPKSRGLGASG; via the exons ATGGCTggaggcagaggaagaagaagacccaACAGCAACGACAGCAGCAACTTAAATTGGAGCAGCGGTAGGAGAAGAGCATCGTCATcgtcgtcgtcaaaatccaaattTCGAGGAGGTCTGCTCGTGGAGGGCGGCGTTTTATCCGATTGGTCATACCCTCAAACCGCTCAGCGAG gGAAAAATCCGAGTTCGAGCAACAAATCTGCTACGAAATCTGTAGCAAAAGCAGCTTCTGGGTCGAAAAGTGATTCTCGGGGATCTAATGTTACCGCTATAGGGTTCCAATACCCTTCTGTTGAATTTCAG GAGGGTTTCTATTCAGAATTACGCAAGGGTAGTGATGCAGACAAAGATATGGACGAGTCATGCCCTTTGGTTTTAGTTGATTACAAGGATACCCAAATTTTAGCTCATGGGGACCAAACACAACCGTCAAGCCCCTATGAAGTGGAATTTACTTATCACTACGGTTCAAGTTTTGTGTTAGGTGAAAGCTCTCATAGAGGGCTAGGGTTCTCTGATGAACTTGAGGAAATCCCAAGTGGTGTTGAAGATTCCTCAAAGCAAATGGAAGAGCCAGAAGATTCATGTTTTAACTTGCAATCTTCTGAGAAACATATGGATGCCAATGATGGGATGGATTGTGAAGTTGGCGATGATGAGATGGCTGAAGAGATGACAACAGAGATGTTGTCGCCCAAGAGGAACTCAGGCTTTTTGTCAATTGGTGGCATGAGATTATACACCCAAGATATTTCTGATGAAGAaagtgaagaagatgaaaatggaGAGTCACTGTATGAAGGAAGCTCAGGCTCTTCTAAGTCTGGAGAACGACTTGGATCCTCTGAAAGTGAAGACTTGTCTGATAGTGATTCAGATATAGATGACGAGGTTGCAGACGATTATTTAGTGGGAATTGGTGGTAGTTACAACATCTTAAGTTCCAAATTTTTGGTGGAACAGGATTTGGATGAGCCGGATAAGAATAGCTCTTTGAGGAAGGGCTTTGATGAGACTTTGCCGAAGTTGGGCGGAATTGCTCTTCAGGATGCATCTAGGGAGTACGGTAGGAAGAAGGTCCAGTCACAAAAGAAATACAATGTGACTGAAAGACATGCTCGGTCTTTGGCTATAGATGACCTAATGCTTGTAAAGGATACAAGAAATTATTCCAAAAAGAAAACTGTTGCCAAATTTCCTCAGTCTTGGCCTGCAGAAGCTCAAAGGAGTAAATTCTCAAGACATTTTCCTG GGACAAAAAAGAAACATCGTAAAGAAATGATGGCTGTGAAGCGTAAGGAGAGAATGCTGCGCCAAGGTGTTGATCTTGAGCAAATAAATCTG AAAATGGAGCAAATTGTTTCAGATGCAGTAGATATGTTTTCTTTTCAGCCTATGCATTCCCGGGATTGTTCCCAG GTTCAGCGATTATCCGGAATGTATGGCCTGAGGAGTTCCTGCCAAGGATCTGGCAAGAAGAG ATTTGTGACAGTGATGCAGACACAACACACTGGCATGCCATCTGCAAGTGATAGACTTTGTCTTGAAAAG CTGATTGGAGCTGACATGGAGGATGCTGATTTCTCTGTTGTTGAGCCTGGTAGAGACAAAAACAGGCCAAGGAAAATTGGAAAAGGAATTGATTTTAAGACACCGGAATCTAAACAATCCAGCCAAAGAAAGACGCCGAAAACGTCAGCCAAACGTGGCAGTGGGAATATGGATTCATATGCTAATACACCAGTATCATTTGTGTCAAGTGGCGTAATGCAATCAGCGGCTGAGGGTTTAACTGTTGACTCAATAGAAGCAAGTAAAAACAAGGTTGCTGCTGAGTCAACTGAATATCGTTCCTTTGAGGTACACACTAAGGGTTTTGGATCAAAAATGCTGGCTAAAATGGGATACATAGAAGGTGGTGGCTTAGGAAAAGATGGACAAGGTATGGCTGCGCCCATCGAAGTGATCCAACGGCCTAAATCACTTGGCTTGGGTGTGGAATTCTCCACCCCCGTTGAGATCCCAGTCAGTAAAACACCCCCGGTAAAGAATATCCCGGTAAGAAGAAGATCTCAGGCTCAGAGTTCTCAAACTCAGAGTGAAAGAGTTGGATCTTTCGAAAAGCATACCAAAGGATTTGGATCGAAGATGATGGCGAAAATGGGTTTTGTTGAAGGCATGGGGTTGGGGAAAGATTCACAAGGCATTGTCTACCCTCTGGCTGCAGTCAGGCTACCGAAGTCGAGGGGATTAGGTGCCTCAGGTTAa
- the LOC126603596 gene encoding transmembrane 9 superfamily member 11 has product MDVSRRFTIWVFTILLIFESGYGFYLPGSYPHKYLVGDNLGVKVNSLTSIDTELPYSYYSLPFCQPPDGVKDSAENLGEFLMGDRIESSPYRFKMHTNETEIFLCQTDPLSADQFSLLKKRIDEMYQVNLILDNLPAIRYTKKEGFLLRWTGYPVGIKVKDVYYVFNHLKFKVLVHKYEEPNVARVMGTGEGAEVIPTIAKSDSDEPGYIIVGFEVIPCSFMHNVDSVKKLKMYEKYPAKILCDPTTVAMPINEKQSVVFTYEVEFEESDIKWPSRWDAYLKMEGAKVHWFSILNSLMVITFLAGIVLVIFLRTVRRDLTRYEELDKEAQAQMNEELSGWKLVVGDVFRAPSNPALLCIMVGDGVQILGMALVTILFAALGFMSPASRGTLITGMLFFFMILGVAAGYVAVRLWRTIGCGDQKGWVSVSWKVACFFPGIAFLILTTLNFLLWGSHSTGAIPFSIFVILLLLWFCISVPLTLVGGYFGAKAPHIEYPVRTNQIPREIPAQKYPSWLLVLGAGTLPFGTLFIELFFIMSSIWMGRVYYVFGFLLIVLILLVVVCAEVSLVLTYMHLCVEDWKWWWKSFCASGSVAIYIFLYSINYLVFDLKSLSGPVSATLYLGYSLFMVVAIMLATGTVGFLSSFWFVHYLFSSVKLD; this is encoded by the coding sequence ATGGACGTTTCTCGTCGATTTACGATTTGGGTGTTTAccattttgttgatttttgaaTCCGGATATGGGTTTTACCTTCCGGGTAGTTACCCTCACAAGTACCTTGTTGGGGACAACTTAGGGGTGAAAGTGAATTCTCTGACTTCCATTGATACCGAGCTACCCTATAGCTATTACAGTCTCCCCTTTTGTCAGCCCCCAGATGGTGTTAAGGACAGTGCCGAGAATCTCGGTGAGTTCCTCATGGGGGACCGCATTGAGAGCTCTCCATATCGGTTTAAGATGCATACCAATGAGACTGAGATCTTCTTGTGTCAGACGGATCCGTTGTCGGCGGATCAGTTCAGTCTCTTGAAGAAGAGGATTGATGAGATGTATCAGGTCAATCTCATTCTTGATAATTTGCCTGCAATCCGATATACCAAGAAGGAGGGATTTTTGTTGCGGTGGACTGGGTATCCTGTGGGAATTAAGGTTAAGGATGTGTACTACGTGTTTAACCATTTGAAGTTTAAGGTGCTTGTTCATAAGTATGAAGAGCCCAATGTAGCACGTGTGATGGGTACTGGCGAGGGGGCGGAGGTGATCCCAACAATTGCTAAATCAGATTCAGATGAGCCCGGTTATATCATTGTTGGGTTTGAGGTGATACCTTGCAGTTTCATGCACAATGTGGATTCTGTGAAGAAGTTGAAAATGTATGAAAAGTACCCTGCTAAGATCCTTTGTGATCCCACCACTGTGGCAATGCCGATTAATGAAAAGCAGTCGGTTGTATTCACTTATGAGGTTGAATTTGAGGAGAGTGACATCAAGTGGCCCTCACGGTGGGATGCTTATCTGAAGATGGAGGGAGCCAAAGTACATTGGTTCTCTATTCTCAATTCTCTGATGGTGATTACTTTCCTTGCTGGTATTGTCCTTGTGATCTTTTTGAGAACTGTTCGGCGGGATCTAACTCGTTATGAAGAGCTTGACAAAGAGGCTCAAGCACAGATGAATGAGGAGTTGTCTGGCTGGAAGCTTGTTGTAGGGGATGTTTTCCGTGCTCCAAGCAACCCTGCCCTGTTGTGTATAATGGTTGGTGATGGGGTTCAGATCCTTGGGATGGCATTGGTGACCATACTCTTTGCTGCTCTAGGGTTCATGTCACCTGCTTCTCGTGGGACACTTATCACAGGGATGCTGTTTTTCTTTATGATCCTTGGTGTTGCAGCTGGTTATGTTGCTGTTCGTCTTTGGAGGACAATTGGCTGTGGAGATCAAAAGGGATGGGTCTCGGTCTCATGGAAGGTTGCTTGTTTCTTCCCCGGAATTGCCTTTTTGATTCTGACTACTTTGAATTTCCTATTGTGGGGTAGTCACAGCACAGGAGCCATTCCATTTTCTATCTTTGTGATTCTCCTTTTGCTGTGGTTCTGCATTTCCGTTCCGCTTACTCTTGTTGGTGGATATTTTGGGGCCAAGGCACCTCACATCGAGTACCCAGTTCGAACCAATCAAATTCCCAGGGAAATCCCTGCACAGAAATACCCATCCTGGCTGTTGGTTCTTGGGGCTGGCACTCTCCCCTTTGGCACCCTATTCATCGAGCTCTTCTTTATCATGTCCAGCATTTGGATGGGCCGTGTCTATTATGTGTTTGGGTTTCTCTTGATCGTATTGATCCTTCTGGTTGTGGTTTGTGCTGAGGTATCTCTGGTTCTAACCTACATGCATCTTTGTGTGGAGGACTGGAAATGGTGGTGGAAGTCATTCTGTGCTTCTGGTTCGGTTGCCATATACATATTCCTGTACTCCATAAACTACCTTGTGTTTGATCTCAAGAGCCTGAGTGGACCTGTCTCTGCAACTCTTTACTTGGGGTATTCGCTATTCATGGTTGTGGCAATCATGCTTGCCACAGGCACAGTCGGGTTCCTCTCTTCATTCTGGTTTGTGCACTACCTGTTCTCTTCGGTGAAGCTGGACTGA